In Glandiceps talaboti chromosome 14, keGlaTala1.1, whole genome shotgun sequence, a single genomic region encodes these proteins:
- the LOC144445245 gene encoding uncharacterized protein LOC144445245: MKRSHTSLLAAIALLLPALMVTIVTADDDENGIPDQYDYQGFLPVEYDVDLEAKSWDSPEDRTANMAPLKKAGQGMRIPFNYIVLLKVGYTAQMVDKVADRLLRACEVNDMECNIMARYYHVIKGFHMEVPERAVNETRTWSEVSYVEEDQIFQQEHVDDDALEELKKQVEDRQKVIQDRMEKIEATGEVIDQPGSVPYVVPDDIEEDDESTDMNFGERRWSEEDKKKMEEEAKEKWIDRLLDDPSRQRKVPWNLDRIDQRSLPTDDTYEPAGTGTGAYIYCAGPGVRFKHKDFGGRASNFFDALGGDGKDCQGYGTHTCSVAGGSTWGVAKNVTMLGLRIINCAGFGHTKHILQGFDAVAAAGPKGVISLPFLGAKSNITDLAVSNLYKLGYLSVVPAGNNQGNACYLSPARVSEAITVAGLRDDVIDERVIFSNHGKCVDLFAPAGKITGASHKSNKKSFTHSGTSLAVPHAAGVAAIIWGNEPELTVSQVRERLIEDSTKLEILYAEETPQRILYTSANPQPQPEQKPKEEEGSCDSESCDKE, translated from the exons ATGAAGAGAAGTCATACATCATTATTGGCGGCAATCGCTTTATTGTTGCCGGCTTTGATGGTTACCATAGTTACTGCAGACGACGACGAAAATGGAATACCAGATCAGTATGATTACCAAGGTTTTTTACCTGTCGAGTATGATGTGGATCTAGAAGCCAAATCCTGGGACTCACCGGAAGACAGAACAGCAAACATGGCACCGTTAAAGAAAGCTGGCCAGGGAATGCGAATACCGTTCAACTATATAGTACTACTAAAG GTTGGTTACACGGCCCAAATGGTTGACAAGGTCGCCGACAGATTGCTGAGAGCATGCGAAGTGAACGACAtggaatgtaatataatggcACGTTATTATCACGTGATTAAAGGTTTTCATATGGAGGTACCTGAAAGGGCTGTGAACGAG ACACGAACCTGGAGTGAGGTATCGTATGTGGAAGAGGACCAAATCTTCCAACAAGAACACGTCGACGATGACGCCTTGGAAGAGCTGAAAAAACAAGTCGAAGATCGTCAGAAAGTCATTCAGGATAGAATGGAGAAAATTGAAGCAACGGGAGAAGTCATTGACCAACCAGGAAGTGTTCCTTATGTTGTTCCTGATGATATTGAAGAGGACGACGAAAGTACAGACATGAACTTCGGGGAGAGAAGATGGTCCGAGGAGGACAAAAAGAAGATGGAAGAAGAAGCAAAAGAAAAATGGATTGACAGATTGCTAGATGACCCGTCTAGACAACGAAAAGTGCCCTGGAATCTGGATAGAATTGATCAGAGATCATTACCAACAGACGATACATATGAACCTGCAG GAACTGGTACAGGTGCCTACATCTACTGTGCTGGTCCTGGTGTACGTTTTAAACATAAAGACTTCGGTGGTAGAGCTTCAAATTTCTTTGATGCACTAGGTGGTGAC GGAAAAGATTGTCAAGGATACGGTACACATACATGCAGTGTTGCGGGTGGTTCGACATGGGGCGTGGCCAAAAATGTAACGATGCTGGGACTTAGGATCATCAATTGTGCCGGATTTGGACATACtaaacacatactacaag GTTTTGATGCCGTTGCTGCAGCAGGTCCGAAAGGCGTCATCTCACTACCTTTCCTAGGAGCCAAATCCAATATTACAGATTTGGCAGTCAGTAATTTATACAAATTGGGATATTTGAGTGTAGTACCAGCCGGGAATAACCAAGGCAATGCTTGCTACCTTTCACCGGCACGTGTTTCAGAG GCTATCACTGTTGCTGGGTTacgtgatgacgtcattgacgAGCGTGTGATCTTCTCCAATCACGGCAAGTGTGTCGATTTGTTTGCTCCAGCAGGTAAAATCACCGGAGCCTCTCACAAATCCAACAAAAAGAGTTTTACTCACAGTGGAACCTCGTTAGCAGTACCGCATGCAGCAG GTGTCGCAGCTATCATTTGGGGTAACGAACCAGAACTGACCGTGTCTCAAGTAAGGGAAAGACTTATTGAAGATTCCACTAAACTAGAGATTCTATACGCTGAAGAAACACCTCAGAGGATTCTGTACACGTCAGCCAACCCACAGCCACAACCAGAACAAAAACCTAAGGAAGAAGAAG GTTCCTGTGACTCAGAAAGCTGTGACAAGGAATAG
- the LOC144445434 gene encoding uncharacterized protein LOC144445434 has protein sequence MGRIRTSQKLTTWPILVLLLAVQNACSQDENRVGDIYESCQREVDALRLCASKSASFTARFTTLDTYGRYGPTTIGDHYKDLDHEHLVRLEDGIQTFTVPYSGTYVIETAGAAGGYDGEQYKQYRGKGAVIRGTFHLTKGIVLNILVGQESLNGDSNLSSGGGGGTYVTLEDGTPLIIAGGGGGAFWLESSNPLCDGTKSTTGNPGGGRGFTGGASGHGAPSNDYKYSGGGGGGLLTRGGGWSGNDGRQGGHAFVDGGLGGEGGNRNLDGGFGGGGGTRTGGGGPGGGGGYSGGGSGDYYTGSCAGGGGSYNSGSNKDEQSGANSGPGYVTITKSTQYSSRSRPLPIDFTVGA, from the exons ATGGGTCGAATTAGAACATCACAGAAACTGACTACGTGGCCGATTTTAGTTTTATTGCTAGCTGTACAAAATGCTTGTTCTCAGGACGAAAACCGAGTCGGAGATATTTATGAATCTTGTCAACGAGAAGTAGACGCTCTCCGATTGTGTGCAAGTAAATCCGCGAGTTTTACAG CTCGTTTTACGACACTTGATACATATGGCCGTTATGGTCCTACTACGATTGGTGATCATTACAAAGATCTCGACCACGAACATCTCGTGAGATTAGAAGATGGAATTCAGACATTTACAGTCCCATATTCGGGTACTTACGTCATAGAAACTGCAG GGGCGGCAGGTGGCTACGATGGCGAGCAGTACAAGCAATATCGTGGAAAGGGAGCTGTGATACGAGGAACATTTCATTTAACAAAAG GAATTGTGTTAAATATTCTAGTTGGTCAGGAGAGTCTGAATGGCGACAGTAATTTGTCcagtggtggaggtggtggtacGTACGTTACGTTAGAAGATGGCACACCTTTGATCATTGccggtggtggcggtggtgcaTTCTGGTTGGAGTCCAGCAACCCACTCTGTGACGGCACTAAGTCAACCACTGGTAACCCAGGAGGTGGTCGCGGCTTTACTGGAGGTGCAAGTGGAcatggggcgccctcaaacgATTACAAATATTCCGGAGGTGGAGGAGGGGGTTTACTCACAAGGGGAGGTGGATGGTCAGGAAATGACGGACGGCAAGGTGGACATGCTTTTGTTGATGGTGGTCTTGGTGGGGAGGGTGGTAATAGGAATCTAGATGGTGGTTTTGGAGGTGGTGGCGGTACTCgcactggtggtggtggtcccggtggtggtggtggatattccggtggtggtagtggtgattatTATACAGGTAGTTGTGCAGGTGGTGGTGGGTCGTACAATAGTGGGAGTAATAAAGACGAACAAAGTGGCGCCAACAGCGGACCTGGCTACGTCACCATCACTAAATCGACACAATACTCGTCAAGAAGTAGACCCCTTCCAATCGACTTTACAGTGGGTGCGTAG